The nucleotide sequence tcaagtgatctgcctgccttggcctcccaaagtgctgggattacaggcgtgagccaccgcgtccggcctctttttttttttttttttgactaatatggtttagaacagtgtctggcacagagcaagCAGTGTATAAGtactttatttttactattaacaGACTTAATTCCAAACAATCTTAAGAAGTCCTTACTATTGAtagcccattttacaaatgagaaacaggcacagagaagttaagaagCCACATAGCAAAAACAAAAGAGCAGTGGTTTGAACCCAGGTAGCTTGAGGCCAAAGCCTATGCTGTCTCTATGCCTCATGACCTTTGTGCTAAGTGACCTTGGCAAGTCTTTAAACAGATTTCTGTAGCTAGCTTAATTGGAGAAATACCCTAACACTACTGCCCTCTGAAAAAACCAAGTTATATGTTTTTGGATTTTAGCAAAAATCTGGTAAGCTGACATATTCATCTTTGAGAATATTGTTTCAGATAAGAAAGACAACATAAAATTAGCCACAAACATATGTTAACTAATAATGCCCAGCACTATTCATGAGAGCTGTGTGGCTATAATGACGGGAAGGGACATTTCTCCAGATGCTAGTTACAAGAGAGGAGAATTAAGATATTTTGTGAAAATAGCCATGGGCACACTTTAAGTAAATTCTTCAGGAAGATGGTAATAAGGAATCAAATATATTGGAATAGAATTCTTTTACCATCTGAGAAGCTAAAACATTGATTTCAGGGGAGCATAACTCCTAGAAGTTACAAAGGATGAGATTCTGGCTCTTTGATAGTTTTATGAAGCTTTCCCGATACAACGTTTCAAATGAAATAGGAAAGTATTGTCCTGgtataattgtttaaaaatgaaaagcaatttaaaacaatatatgCAAGGCAGATATTTACCAACAAGAAATCTAAATGCAGGTTCTCCTTCAGATCCTAGAATCTTAATCTTGTGGAAGATGGGGAATGTTACTCCGTAGTTTTTTCTTGCAAAAGATTCTACTTCCTTGCTTGGGCGGGGCTCCGATTCTCCAAACTGATTGCAGGGAAAAGCCAACACGCTGAAGTGGGATGGTCCAAACTCTTTGTGCAGTTCCTTCAGCCCTAAGTAATTTCTGTCTGTGAGTTGGCAGTCACTGGCCACGTTTACAACTAGTGAAACCTCccggaaaaagaaaaaaatccaaccgGAAAGTGaagcaaaagatttttaaaaattctgcaagTAGTTAAAATCCTAAACAATTTGGGGGGGACTATAACCTCTGATTgatgtttttttcatatttttggacaTACACAGTTCTATTGAAAACTGTAACCTAGATGCCTGGGTTAAGGCCCTGAAATAGTACTGCCATTAAAAAAGCATTAGATACTcatgaaagtttatttttaaattaaagataaaaCTATGATCCTTGATAAgttctttttaaagttattagaTTATAGAACCAATGCTTTTATTAATAAATGTCATCATGTTCACATTACTAACTGTATTTTCCAAACAACTTTACATGTCAATTCAGCACaaaattaaagcattttaaagaaaacGAGATAATCGGAATTTATTATTTAGAAGCAAACTATCAGAACTGTAATAACTAAAGTGATGTACTAATACCATTACTCTGAAGACTAAATTCCAACTTATGACCATGTAACAgcaaaaaattgattttattaagAGGAATAAACAGAGACAAGGaaaaatgataacaataaaaATCAGATGATGCAACTTACTTTGCCTTTATACTTTTCCAGAGAAACGGTTCTTCCTTTTGCATCCTTCACTTCAAAGGCATAAAAGCTGTTGATTTTAGGTTTGAGGAATTTTAGTTGTAGAAGAAATAGCGTTACTGTGCATAGAACCATAGACAGCAAAACTGCAAATACCTTTGCTCTGGGCCCGGAACATTTTAGCGGGTAAGCTGCAAGAGGCTCCATGTTGGAGGATTCTAGAGGGAAGTCTCAGCAGCCTGGAATTCAAGGAGGAGCTGAAACTTGAAACCGGCTTAGTTTAACGGAAAACCAGGAAGGACAGGCTGACTGCTTTCACTGCTAAGGAACAGAAAGACCACTTCTCAGAGGGGAAATGAAGCGAAACTCCTGAATGAAGCAAGGAGCTCTACAGAATTTCAAAGTATTTGTGATGTAATTATAATTTTTGCTAGAAAAATCAGGACATTTTTGGTAGGTCTTTGACATTCTccctacaaagaaaatatttcgCCAGAAGATGGTGCTCTTGTAACTCGAAAGCTACGGAGGGCTCCTTCCCCATGCTAAGCTgtgtatttattgagcaactgttTGGATGCAGAGGATGGAGTACGATGCTCAGCAATAGTTTAGAATGTAGATTAAATGTGACCTACTCATATGATGTATACCCTGAAGGACGTTACTATTACATGTATGGGTTAAACATGCTATATGAATTCAGGAAATTTGTAGTGGAAAGAGCAGGGAAATATCTGAAAAAGGCTATTTACCCTGATTCATCTAGCTAAGGCAATCAAATACCAGGTGAATACAgtcaaaataaatatgttaaaaacaGTGAAGGTGTTAAAAGAAACCCTTCTCTATCGTAAAGCAAACTATAGTccagtgtttttcaaatttctaCTCATGACCCCCAGTCAGCAGTGCACTTTACAACGTTTGTACCCAGGTACAAACAACACACAACTGAGAAACAACACTTCTCCTTTGAACTGTGATGCACCCCCACCTgttgcatttttaaacaaccCAGTTCTGACCTATCAAAATGATTTCATCATTCATCGATGCACTACAACCTGAAGATGGAAAAaactgaggccgggcatggtggctcacgcctgtaatcccagcactttgggaggcctagatgggaggatcacttgagcccatgagttcaagaccaacttgggcaagaAAGCGatacccctgtctctaaaaaagaattttaattagctggttgtggtggcgcatgcctgtggtcccagttatacaggtggctaaggtgggaggatcgcttgatcccaggaggttgaggctgcagtgagtcgtgtttgtagactgcagcctgggtgacagagtgagactgtcttaaaatcagaacaaaagaagaagagggaaaaaagcaaaaattgaactCCATAATAAAGTAGTAATTTAACAGTTAAATAAGgcaattctaccaaaaaaaaccctgaaaacaaacaaaccctgcaAAACCCACCTCTACTTGGGCACGTCATCTAATTGCTTcgttttttctctttatttccctcCACTGGCTGTTGCCTGGCACAGGGGGCCTAACTTTGCTGTTGCTAACGGTCATGAATTTTAGGGGTGGGTATGGGGAGGCAATTGAGGGCTGTATATCCTAAAAGCCATTCactttcaattctgctctgtttAAGACTCACGGCAAGATCTGGATGAAGGGGCATTATGCCATTTGATCATGATGTGTTTCCAGAAAGTGCAGGGAATGAGCTGAGATGTTTGTGGAGTGCCCTTCCTGTCACTGTTAGCTTGTGGAGCTTCAGAGAGGGTGCTCAGGGTGCTGCCTGCTCTTCTGGTGCCCGCTCTGTGGCATGTGTGTTTTCGGGTGGCTGAGCAAAGCCCATAGCCTACTGTGTAAAACTTGTGAGAGGAACCACTCAACTCCTACTCTCATGGCCCAGTAAGAATGGATACAGTAGAAAAAGCAATGATTATGCAGAAAGTActcccttttaaacataattcctagtaaagaacaaaaatgtatGTAAGATGTGTTGTATCACTTCCTCATAATTTTACTTTGGTGTTCTCTGGCTGAATTGTTTAAAAAGTCAAAGTCCCTGTGTTTATATGACATGAACACTGCTATGTTGCTTAAGCTCTCTGGCCTTGCTCTCTAAGTGGGATCTGGGACCTTCCACAGTACCATCACCTGGGCATTTGTTAGAAACACAGCatcttgggccccaccccagacttcCCGAGTCAGAATCTGTACTTTTACAGGATCTCCTCATGACACATACACACGTTTAAGTTTGAGAAGCTTTAGACCTCAACCTTTTTTTGGTTTCAGAGCAACAAGAGTCTttggtttgtgtttgttttccatagtggatgTGTTTCATGTCTCTATGAATACACGAGATATTTTAACTCCTCAGGCTGTACAAGCAAATGGCTTAGgaacatgcattttaaaattaattcatagaATACCTGCTATAATTTGAGCCGTGTAAACCCAAGTCATTATAACTGTGTTTTGAGGTGGAAAGAGAGTGATTTATCTTTGGCAGGGATGTTGACTGACCACCGCTTAGGCAGGGCCCCATAGGGtgatattattttgataaaatcaCTGTGATAGTTTCTAGTCCATTGTATTATCAGTACAGAAACTCTTATCAAGTGATCCAGAGATGAATGGATTTGAAAAGGCCAAAATTATGCTGTTACAAACTTGCATGTGATTGCTGAATAAGCCAGTTTTTACaccagaaataaaacattatgcAGGCCTGATGTTGAGGTTGGTTTGACCACAAAATTCCATATTACATGAATACAACTTTGAAAACTTACGTGTATATCTCCTGTCAAGGGTGAAATCAGAGCCAGTTTGTTAATTTAATGTTCCTAAGGCTTAAGAGCTTCAAATAATGAAGGCATGATATATAAATTTTCATACTGGCCCATTAACCAAACATTCAGATAGCACTTTGGAGAACTTGTGTGCTGGACAGCATTGGATGAACACAGATTTTGGCCCTGTCACACCTCTTCTTTGTTGTTTTGGCAGTCTTTCTCTGCACACATTTTGATGTCATCATCTCTCAGCCTTCTGGGGATCCGCCATCATTGTTTTCATGTTCTGTCTATACTAACTCTATTCTCAGactatacatatatcaaaatggcACATTTCTCTGCATAAGGGGTAGTATGTTAGAAAAACCACCAGCGCTCTTTCAGTAAATGAAGGAAGGCTTCTACAGGAGGAGAAGAGATTGATGAGTTCATGATGAAGTCAAGAGGAAGCTACTGGGTCAAGAAAGGGATAAAGTAGTTGACTCAGTTATCAACCAACTCAAGCACTGGAAAGGATACAAATAAGGTGCAAGGGAAGGAGCCAGCCTCATGCAACTGTAAAATCAATTTTGGAAACATGAGAACACACATGAAACGGAAGGATTACAAGGCAGTAAATAACTGAGTGctaaataaatgacttatttatttatttatttttattattttttgagacagaatctcactctatcggctagactggagtgcaatggtgcaacctcggctcactgcaacctccatctcctgggtctgagtgattctccggcctcagcctcccgagtagctgggactacaggcacgcgccaaaatgcccggctaatttttgtatttttagtagtgatggggtttcaccatattagtcaggctggtcatgaactcctgacctcgtgagctgcctgcctcggcctcccaaagtgctgggattacaggcatgagccaccatgcctggccagtgacTTATGTTTTTAGAGAGCCTTATACTGCACACAATCTTCTTTAGTAGACACATTACTTTCTTCACAGTAATTCTTTGAAATAGGGAGCAGTTAACTCAGCCAAGATCACAGAATTAGTGAATGGAACAATGAAGAATAGAGTTTTGAACTTTCGACTTCATAACCAAAATTATTTCAACTTCATGAAACTGTTTCTGTGTAATaggtaaataaatttatttagaagaaaacattgtagGTGAGATGGCTGTAGTACTCTGGTGGAGGggtcatatggtttggctgtgtccccacccaaatctcaccttgaattgtaataatccccacatgtgaaGGGTGGGGCCAGATGGAGATAACtaaatcatgggggtagtttcccctatactgttcttgtggtagtgagtaagtctcacgagatctgatggttttgtaaatgggagttctTCAGCACAagcttttgcctgctgccatgtaagacatgcctttgctcctcattcaccttctgccatgattgtgaggactccctagccatgtggaactgtgagtccattaaatctctttcctttataaattacccagcctcaggtatgtctttattagcagcatgagaacagactaatacaaggggTTTCATTCGTCAGGAGgcattttgttttataagaaaTCACTGTATAAGCGCCCAAAAAGGGGAAGGCATGGAGAACACCAACAAAAGGCTTATCTGTGTGTACTGAAGTTATCTGGAAGGGGCCACGGGAGGTCTGCAGAGCAGCAGGTCCAGATGATAGATGAAGAGTCTTAGTGAAGGTAGCCTTGGCCAGCATGATGGAAGGAAGGGGGTGGGTGCTAAAGATGCTCTGTAGACCCTGCAGGCAGCTGCTGGCGATAGAGATAAAGGATGATGTTTACCTGAAAATGACCTTGACAGTGTGTGTGTCATATTGCCTACTAGGATGGGAAGGCATTGAAAGTTCAAACATGAGATGATGAACATTTTGGTCTTCATGACTAATTTGAAATAGTATTGAGACCCTACATTTGAAACATCTTGTGGACAGAATGCTGCTGCATTGGGCTGGTGGTGGGTGGGAGCGGCACACACTCAGAGGTTAAGGAACGGGGTTGGGGTATGCTTCAGAGCTACCTGGGCTGTCTTTGCTACTTTTATCTTTCTCTTGAGCTTCTAGCAAGACTAGCATCGCCAGCAGGTCTTTTCTGGGATGTCTAGGTTTTTCCCACCCACTGGATATTTGTGTGTCAAATCATTTGTCAGTAGacatatttgtttctattttctcagtTGTTTCATTCTGCTACTTCCTGACCTTATTTTTAACCCCTCTGGgttcttttctaattatttttggcACTGGTGCTCTGAATTCCTCCTGGTTTAATGTCACTATGATGTGAACTCTACAGGTAAACAAGCTGAACTGATGTGCTTGGAGTACCGAGTCATTCAtcccttttcccttctttgtCTTACTTTTCttatcttcctcttcctttctattAATAAATACTTGAGTCATTCAAAACTATGCCACAGGCATTTCCTTGGCAGGAGATAGATCCTGgaacagaagtttaaaaatactGAAGATGAAATAGCACAATCTGCAGCAGTGTTTCCTTCACTGCAGTCATTGAAGGAATACCACCTCTGTGATTTTGCCATATCTGTATATCGTTTATTTGCTTAACATTTTAATACTCATACTGACAAATGAGtatttaaatacaatttatttttctaaaattaatttttctaaggAAAACTTTACATCAAaactcaaaaattataaaatgacattatatacataattattagTGTTCATCTATACCACTATGAACCATATGTCCCTAGTGCAGGGACTGACAGAATCTTACTTTATATTCAAACTGTGCTCTCTTTCAAAGTTCTCTGAATTGAATCTACCCCTTCATGGGTCCTGGTTGTATCACAGGGAGCAATATAaagtaagtttttcttttattcataaattgcatccctttaaatatttgaagacagtTCCTTTTgggttttcctcttttttctttttttttgggagacagggtctcactctgtcacccaggctgcagtgcagtggcatgctcatggctcactgcagcgtcgacctcccaggatcaagcgatcctcccaccttagcctcccaagtagctgggccacaggtgcgtgccaccatgcccagctagttttttgatttttattttagagatggggtctcacttgcccagg is from Pan troglodytes isolate AG18354 chromosome 4, NHGRI_mPanTro3-v2.0_pri, whole genome shotgun sequence and encodes:
- the GPX8 gene encoding probable glutathione peroxidase 8 isoform X1; translation: MEPLAAYPLKCSGPRAKVFAVLLSMVLCTVTLFLLQLKFLKPKINSFYAFEVKDAKGRTVSLEKYKGKILQRRNQGGIFGSILSTLRVKL
- the GPX8 gene encoding probable glutathione peroxidase 8, whose amino-acid sequence is MEPLAAYPLKCSGPRAKVFAVLLSMVLCTVTLFLLQLKFLKPKINSFYAFEVKDAKGRTVSLEKYKGKVSLVVNVASDCQLTDRNYLGLKELHKEFGPSHFSVLAFPCNQFGESEPRPSKEVESFARKNYGVTFPIFHKIKILGSEGEPAFRFLVDSSKKEPRWNFWKYLVNPEGQVVKFWRPEEPIEVIRPDIAALVRQVIIKKKEDL